The Nematostella vectensis chromosome 11, jaNemVect1.1, whole genome shotgun sequence nucleotide sequence CAGCCTCGGTTTCGTTTGCGGCCGTGTCGACTGGGGTGAGTTGTAGCTTGCCATCCACGATGTTCATCTTCATCGCCTGGCCAGGCCTCGCTTTTGTTATGGTACTGCCCAAATTTACTTCCGGTTTCTCTTCTGGTTTGGGAATCTTCAGTGGTTTGTTAGCAGTGATGGGTTTATCTATAGTAACAAATGATTGTAATATAAATGAATATAACAAATGATTTTAATATAAATGAATATAACAGATGGTTCTAAGATAAATGATTATAACAAATGattctaataataaaatgattataacaaatgacaaaaaaaaaacagtagcATGCACCACAACGTCAAAATGCCAAAAAAAGTGTGTACCTGACTTTAAGAACTAGCGGGACAACACGTGTGTACCTGACTTTAACAACTAGCGGGACAACACGTGTGTACCTGACTTTAACAAACAGCGGGACAACACGTGTGTACCTGACTTTAACAAACAGCGGGACAACACGTGTGTACCTGGCTTTAACAAACAGCTGGACAACACGTGTGTACCTGACTTTAACAAACAGCTGGACAACACGTGTGTACCTGGAATAGACGAGTCCGACATCATGGCCTCAAGGCCAGCCTGTAGCGCGGGCATGGCAGACTGCTGACCAGTCTGAAGCGCGGGCATGGCAGACTGCTGACCAGTCTGAAGCGCGGGCATGGCAGACTGCGGGTGCTTGTCAGGGGCCGGGAGGCCTGGTGCCATAGCCTGCTGGGCTTCTGTCACGTGATTAGGTAGCGGAGGATGGGTGGTTGTCGATTGCATTGGGTTAAAGGGACTGCTCGGCTGCAGTTTGATTAAAGGATTAGTTGGAACAATATCCATTGATTTATAACCTTGCGTTACGTCTGAAACATCTTTGAACAAACAATCATCAaggatttattttttacagaTGCAAAGTGGATCgagactttttttaaactgatGTACACGTGAATTACCTGTGGTGGCAAAAGTGGCTGCCCGAAAGCTTCAAGAGGTGGCTGCCCATTTCCTGGCCCATGGGGCTCACCAAGTCCAGGAAGGTCTGGTAAACCAGCTTGCGGCCCTGGTACGGCCGGTGACGCCATGCCTGTCACATCTGGTCCGGCTGCAAGCGTCGTGATTGGTTGTGCTGCAGATGTTGTGATTGGCTGTGGTGCAGATGTTGTGATTGGCTGTGGTGTAGTTGAGATCGTACTGAGAGAGGCaggtggtactgggggtgtgGATGATTTTGCAGTTGGGGAGCCTAGAAGTGAGATAAACATTAATTAGAATTATAgtattattagtattaattAACTAATTAATTAGAATAGACTAGTTTTGTTGCAGCAACAAATATACAGTTATTACAATGGCTAACACTTTCTATGAACCCAACACCTAAACATCATGATGTAGCTTTGTAAAATCAATATGATTTGAGTGGCGAAAATCCACAGGCTTCTCTTGCAAGTGCCtttgaaaatatcaaataaatacaTGTTTCTTTTAGCTTTGagaactgttttctttaaggCAAAGTCACCACGGAAGTTATTTCTTTGAGATAAGAGGAGTTTTATCTTTTAGctctaaatatatttataatcaGTTTAATGTAACGCTTAAAATATTCAAATCCGGTCTTGTATTGTAACATCTATATTTTTACAACCGAGTATCTGAGGCCTAGTATAGATTCAACTCTTTTTATGTGCCGCTTCAGATATAACTGAATATGCAAATGAATAtgaaacaataacaagggagcatgaaaagaacggcgtctATGCCCGACTCTTAGTTCTTACCTATAAAGTCATTTGATCCAAAAGGCCTGACGAAGGAAATCTTTGGCGAGAACTGTGATGGCTTTGCCGGCATTGTCTTACACAAAGCCACATTTTTGCAGATAACGGTGAAACAGCTCACACCCAGCATGAAAGCGAGGTTGCACATTGGCTTTTCGCAGCAGATTCTACGGCATTGCGTCATGTCTGTCACCTTGCCGTTGTCGTGGAAACTGCCAGCATTGAGCCCGCCTACTAGGGTAACCTGCTCTTCAATCTTCGTGTTTGGGCAACTGGGCGCGGGCTTTGGAATAGCAGACTTTGTTGATGGAGCTGAAACGAATTATCAAACATGACAAGTCTTTTGCGACGCCTAACATGTCCAGAACAAGATAAATTTTGATGCAGAATATGATAGCATGCAAACGCAAGatacagtcgattgacaaacgtttgtcgtcaaccggcttcgGAGTAGGATTCTGGCAAATCAACAACAACTGCACAAACGTCCGACTAGCCCTTTTCACCCCTCCAATGTTACTTTACTCCCTTTCACACCCCTCCATTGTTACCTTGTTGCCTTTCCCACCCCTCCATTGTCACCTTGTTGCCTTTCCCACCCCCTATTTTCACCTTGTTGCCTTTCCCACCCCCTATTTTCACCTTGTTGCCTTTCCCACCCCCTATTTTCACCTTGTTGCCTTTCCCACCCCCTATTTTCACCTTGTTGCCTTTCCCACCCCCTATTTTCACCTTGTAGCCTTTCCCACCCCTTCATTGTCACCTTGTTGCCTTTCCCACCCCTTCATTGTCACCTTGTTGCCTTTCCCACCCTTTCATTGTCACCTTGTTGCCTTTCACACCCTTTCATTGTCACCTTGTTGCCTTTCCCACCCCTTTATTGTCACCTTGTTGCCTTTCCCACCCCCTATTTTCACCTTGTtgcctttccctccccctattGTCACCTTGTTGCCTTCCCCACCCCTTCATTGTCACCTTGTTGTCTTTCCCACCCCTCTATTGTCACCTTGTTGCCTTTCCCACCCCCTATTGTCACCTTGTTGCCTTTCCCACCCCCTATTTTCACCTTGTAGCCTTTCCCAACCCTTCATTGTCACCTTGTTGCCTTTCCCACCCTTTCATTGTCACCTTGTTGCCTTCCCCACCCCTTCATTGTCACCTTGTTGTCTTTCCCACCCCTCTATTGTCACCTTGTTGCCTTTCCCACCCCCTATTTTCACCTTGTTGCCTTTCCCACCCCCTATTTTCACCCTGTAGCCTTTCCCACCCCTTCATTGTCACCTTGTTGCCTTTCCCACCCTTTCATTGTCACCTTGTTGCCTTTCCCACCCTTTTATTGTCACCTTGTTGCCTTTCCCACCCCTTTATTGTCACCTTGTTGCCTTCCCCACCCCTCTATTATCACCTTGTTGCCTTTCCCACCCTTTCATTGTCACCTTGTTGCCTTTCCCACCCTTTCATTGTCACCTTGTTGCCTTTCCCACCCCTTTATTGTCACCTTGTTGCCTTCCCCACCCCTTCATTGTCACCTTGTTGTCTTTACCACCCCTCTATTGTCACCTTGTTGCCTTTCCCACCCCTTTATTGTCACCTTGTTGCCTTTCCCACCCCTTTATTGTCACCTTGTTGCCTTTCCCACCCCTTCATTGTCACCTTGTTGTCTTTACCACCCCCTATTTTCACCTTGTTGCCTTTCCCACCCTTTCATTGTCACCTTGTTGCCTTTCCCACCCCCTATTTTCACCTTGTTGCCTTTCCCACCCCCTATTTTCACCTTGTTGCCTTTCCCACCCCCTATTTTCACCTTGTTGCCTTTCCCACCCCCTATTTTCACCTTGTtgcctttccctccccctattGTCACCTTGTTGCCTTCCCCACCCCTTCATTGTCACCTTGTTGCCTTCCCCACCCCTTCATTGTCACCTTGTTGTCTTTCCCACCCCTCTATTGTCACCTTGTTGCCTTTCCCACCCCCTATTTTCACCTTGTTGCCTTTCCCACCCCCTATTTTCACCTTGTAGCCTTTTCCACCCCCTATTTTCACCTTGTAGCCTTTCCCACCTCTTCATTGACACATTGTCGCCTCCTCCCCTCCATTTTCACCTTTTTGCCTTTCCAACCCCACCATTGTCACCTTGTTGCCtttcccaccccccccccccccctctattgTCACCTTGTTGCCTTTCACTGCCCCCATTGTCACTTTCTTGCCTTTCCCAACCCTCCATGGCTACCTCGTTGCCTTTCCCACCCCTTCATTGTCACCTTGTTGCCTTTCCCACCCCTTCATTGTCACCTTGTTGTCTTTCCCACCCCTCTATTGTCACCTTGTTGCCTTTCCCACCCCCTATTTTCACCTTGTTGCCTTTCCCACCCCCTATTTTCACCTTGTAGCCTTTTCCACCCCCTATTTTCACCTTGTTGTCTTTCCCACCCCCTATTTTCACCTTGTAGCCTTTCCCACCTCTTCATTGAAACATCGTCGCCTCCTCCCCTCCATTTTCACCTTTTTGCCTTTCCAACCCCACCATTGTCACCTTGTTGCCtttcccaccccccccccctccattgTCACCTTGTTGCCTTTCACTGCCCCCATTGTCACTTTCTTGCCTTTCCCAACCCTCCATGGCTACCTCGTTGCCTTTCCCACCCCTTCATTGTCACCTTGTTGCCTTTCCCACCCCTTCATTGTCACCTTGTTGCCTTTCCCACCCCTTTATTGTCACCTTGTTGCCTTCCCCACCCCTTCATTGTCACCTTGTTGTCTTTACCACCCCTCCATTGACACCTTGTTGCCATTACCACCCCTCCATCTTACCTTGTTCTGGCTTGTCCTTGTGCGGAGTCATTTTTCTATTCCAGACGTACGCTATCTGTGGGTTATATATAGACGGTTGCGCGGGGATAGTCGAGCACAAGTCCTTGGTGTAGCATTTGACGGAAAAGCAGTTTTGCCCTAACATGAAAGCAAGGTTGCAGGTAGGTTGCTGACAGCATAGGTCATAGCACTCGCCGATATTGTTGGCCTGAAAAGCAGATATTTATCGCTTAGACTTAAACAATACATGGTATAATTAAGACGGATGGCACTGCATCGAATAACACTAGCCGATACTGTTGAGCTGGAAATAGGAAGTTTAAGGAACAAAATGGCAGAGAAAGCGTGACCCAAAAAAGTTATCATGCTTAGCGGTCAATTCTAAACTAGTTTAGATAgaattgacattttttttgtaatccccaaaaaaaatagatGCATGACATAGTAATAGCGAGATGTACGACATAGTAATAGCGACATGCACGACATAGTAATAGCGAGATGTACGATACAGTAATAGCGAGATGCACGAAATAGTAATAGCGACATGCACGACATAGTAATAGCGAGATGTACGATACAGTAATAGAGAGATGCACGACATAGTAATAGCGATATGCACGACATAGTAATAGCGACAGGCACGACATAGTAATAGCGAGATGTACGACATAGTAATAGCGACTTGCACGACAtagtaatagcgggatgtacGATACAGTAATAGCGAGATGCACGACATAGTAATAGCGAGATGTACGACATAGTAATAGCGAGATGCACGACATAGTAATAGCGAGATGTACGACATAGTAATAGCGACTTGCACGACATAGTAATAGCGAGATGCAAGACATAGTAATAGCGACATGCACGAAATAGTAATAGCGACATGCACGACATAGTACTAGCGACTTGCACGATATAGTAATAGCGACATGCACGACATAATAACAGCGAATTGCACGATATAGTGATAGCAAAATGCACGACATAGTAATAGCGAGATGCACGATATAGTAATAGCGAGATGCACGATATAGTAAAAGCGAGATGCACGATATAGTAATAGCGAGATGCACGATATACTAATAGCGAGATGCACGATATAGTAATAGCGAGATGTACGATATAGTAATAGCGAGATGCACGATATAGTAAAAGCGAGATGCACGATATAGTAATAGCGATATGCATAATATTAAGTAAGCATCAGCTACCGTACAAGAAATAGCTTAGTTATACCAGAGTTTTGTGTCTACCGCAAAATGGTTGAAACCTCTTAGACACAATGCATTTCTACTTTTCAAATTACCCTTGCCGTCTTAATTTGTTGCTGCCTTAGCATCTGACATAAAGATCGTCGTCATTTCCGGTTTCGACCGCTGACTACCTATAGACCAGGcccgttcccaggattggacgaggggggaggggaggggcgctcagtcataggtgtaatatggcatagtatttgaaaaattacttaataagaaaataagaaatgacccagcTTTTGCAtactgcgcaccccctcccccaaccccactgtgtacgcgcctgtggTTAGCCGTCATACCTTCCCGGTGTCTGTGAAATCCCCTGCCTTGAGCCCACCCTTAAGGGTCACTTTTGACATTAGTTTCATCGGGCTGCATTTATAGTTGGAATTGACGTCATCTTTGACATTGACTACACAAGAGGGCAAAACTGATGTTAaaccaagaaaacaaaagtaaCGGGCGAAGTTATTCAAGAAAACACCACACACAATTTGGTGCAAAAAATGCGAAACACACAATATGCACACAAGTAATTAGTCAAACTTGTGAAAGCAAATTGTACAATGAAACATTCGTAGACATTTTTGGTATTGGTAATCATGTGTCTTCGAGATTAATTTGAAAGTATTTTGTATGAGTGAGTTTTCAAAATCTCATTCCGTTCCACCTTCCTTTCCTGCTCATTCTATTCCTCGTTCCATTTTCATTCCATTCCTCTCTCTATTTCTCTCCCATTTCATCTTCCATCCCACCTTAGAGAGTTCGTACTTACTTGTGTGTTTGACGCCTTCACTGTTCCATCGTGAGACATAAGCAATTGCCGGATTATACGGAGAGGGTTTAGCTTTCTGCAAGTCGCAGCTTTTAACGTCCGAGCACCCGACGAGATAGCACCGGCTGCGCAATAAGAACGCCAAGTCACACTGCGCATACCCACAACACCTGTCCGCGCATTCTCTCATGTCAGCTACCGCACCAACGTCCTTGTATGTGCCCGCTTTGATGCCTCCCTTGAGAGTCACCTGGAAGTGCATTTTTCCCGCCTTGCACTGGCCCGCCAGTCCGGGACTAATGTTTGCTGGGTGATTATCTACTTGCGCCTTCGGTGCCACAGTAGTCATACCAGCGGTCCTGCCGCTCGCAGGGCCCATATTCGGAGGGTGTCCTGGGATGATACCCTTTGCTTGTGGGTTGATGCCAAGGGTATTGATTAGCGGCGCTTTTGCAGCTTGCTTGAAAGTAGGGGTGTTGTGTGTCGGGATCCCAGCGAGAGCAAGCGGTGACTTGCCTTCTGTTTGAGAACATGTTAAAACAACCAGTTTAAACAAGAGAAATCaaagtatatatttctttgGTGAACAATCTTATATGGGATATTTTGTGTGATTGATGGAATTACAAAATGCAAGCTGGAATTCAGAATATCTTGGGGAcgaaaatcaatttttttaattaatagAATAAAACTCCCTCAGCATAAGAACGCTGTAAAAAGTTTAAATTTAGATCTCATCGTTTAGGTGGTGGAGCGaagcaaatattttattcacaATTATTTGAAGAGGGTTCAAaggttcttattatttttaatttattattcGCTGTTTTTCCATCCCCTCTGTTTATAGTTGACCGTGTTGTTTTGATTGATTGCGTTGTTTACGATTAAAAAGTCCCCTTTACAATTCACCCGACCTGTCGCTACTGAAAGGCGATTTCTGGTGGCCGCACACAAATATATCTCTTCCTTACTCTAATTAAACATTAAATGGGCAGCACAAATGACTGCTATTTTTCGCTTCAATGAAAACTACTTAGAGCGAGACTTTTTCGTAGTACACTCAGTTCTCAGCTGCTTCAAATCCTTACTTTGGGTCTAGATCTATATTTTctaattttcttaaaacaagtTTTTCGACGTTTTTATGTAAAGGatctcaaaataaaaattagagaCAAATGTCTCTATCGCGACTCCAAGTTATCAAGTTAGCGTGAACATGTTTATGTCGATAGCAAATAAAGCTTTGGGGAAAAAATTAAAGGCTAAAATTTGAGACTTTGATTTATCTGCGTTTCATTCAAGCGAGTTCAAGTTTCTTCGCAAAAAACCTAATGATGTGATAAAGCTAGTGATATAGGATTTCTGTGTGGATG carries:
- the LOC116617788 gene encoding uncharacterized protein LOC116617788 isoform X2, yielding MFLGFLFFFAWIGLKGANCEYLEACKKTKIEENVTLRGGIGAGTFRKLAKVTSMASCIELCCKTSSCDVAFLSNMKCYGVECVSDAECESTTTDTSDTKVLIAHVRTGKKKEGKSPLALAGIPTHNTPTFKQAAKAPLINTLGINPQAKGIIPGHPPNMGPASGRTAGMTTVAPKAQVDNHPANISPGLAGQCKAGKMHFQVTLKGGIKAGTYKDVGAVADMRECADRCCGYAQCDLAFLLRSRCYLVGCSDVKSCDLQKAKPSPYNPAIAYVSRWNSEGVKHTINVKDDVNSNYKCSPMKLMSKVTLKGGLKAGDFTDTGKANNIGECYDLCCQQPTCNLAFMLGQNCFSVKCYTKDLCSTIPAQPSIYNPQIAYVWNRKMTPHKDKPEQAPSTKSAIPKPAPSCPNTKIEEQVTLVGGLNAGSFHDNGKVTDMTQCRRICCEKPMCNLAFMLGVSCFTVICKNVALCKTMPAKPSQFSPKISFVRPFGSNDFIGSPTAKSSTPPVPPASLSTISTTPQPITTSAPQPITTSAAQPITTLAAGPDVTGMASPAVPGPQAGLPDLPGLGEPHGPGNGQPPLEAFGQPLLPPQPSSPFNPMQSTTTHPPLPNHVTEAQQAMAPGLPAPDKHPQSAMPALQTGQQSAMPALQTGQQSAMPALQAGLEAMMSDSSIPDKPITANKPLKIPKPEEKPEVNLGSTITKARPGQAMKMNIVDGKLQLTPVDTAANETEADKSKPKKPSGAFDAIFGEPEKPQNFQAIPKAPANLRCRPSNITNDKVLAGGMGKKNFTIIHDVEDMGECMTKCCHDNKCDIAYYVDSTCYAVTCSTKAACRPVSGKGRGKVPLLSAMLMKPKEPEDDVIGGFDIGEGGEEKSSASEEVTNLQQYEPHHACTGSRISSGVSLRGNRPGNFTSMGNVDNIKMCIALCCTRPRCDIAYMENNKCFAVHCNDGVQCQTAAHQADDNTNVKFAYMDRHQAQPVKERDWMIVYIIAGSLAFAAGLGGVIWAACVCTKRNKIIKQRRLLEDEEDEDDEMLPKPTSTRYRTPMHRY
- the LOC116617788 gene encoding uncharacterized protein LOC116617788 isoform X1; protein product: MFLGFLFFFAWIGLKGANCEYLEACKKTKIEENVTLRGGIGAGTFRKLAKVTSMASCIELCCKTSSCDVAFLSNMKCYGVECVSDAECESTTTDTSDTKVLIAHVRTGKKKEGKSPLALAGIPTHNTPTFKQAAKAPLINTLGINPQAKGIIPGHPPNMGPASGRTAGMTTVAPKAQVDNHPANISPGLAGQCKAGKMHFQVTLKGGIKAGTYKDVGAVADMRECADRCCGYAQCDLAFLLRSRCYLVGCSDVKSCDLQKAKPSPYNPAIAYVSRWNSEGVKHTINVKDDVNSNYKCSPMKLMSKVTLKGGLKAGDFTDTGKANNIGECYDLCCQQPTCNLAFMLGQNCFSVKCYTKDLCSTIPAQPSIYNPQIAYVWNRKMTPHKDKPEQAPSTKSAIPKPAPSCPNTKIEEQVTLVGGLNAGSFHDNGKVTDMTQCRRICCEKPMCNLAFMLGVSCFTVICKNVALCKTMPAKPSQFSPKISFVRPFGSNDFIGSPTAKSSTPPVPPASLSTISTTPQPITTSAPQPITTSAAQPITTLAAGPDVTGMASPAVPGPQAGLPDLPGLGEPHGPGNGQPPLEAFGQPLLPPQPSSPFNPMQSTTTHPPLPNHVTEAQQAMAPGLPAPDKHPQSAMPALQTGQQSAMPALQTGQQSAMPALQAGLEAMMSDSSIPDKPITANKPLKIPKPEEKPEVNLGSTITKARPGQAMKMNIVDGKLQLTPVDTAANETEADKSKPKKPSGAFDAIFGGESEENDKCMATKVLTDVTLKGGKKAGKFKDHGDVKNMRACKKLCCQDEECNLAFMLEKTCYTVTCKNKDLCDHTSAPPSNFRPRVSYVRPLDEGETEPEKPQNFQAIPKAPANLRCRPSNITNDKVLAGGMGKKNFTIIHDVEDMGECMTKCCHDNKCDIAYYVDSTCYAVTCSTKAACRPVSGKGRGKVPLLSAMLMKPKEPEDDVIGGFDIGEGGEEKSSASEEVTNLQQYEPHHACTGSRISSGVSLRGNRPGNFTSMGNVDNIKMCIALCCTRPRCDIAYMENNKCFAVHCNDGVQCQTAAHQADDNTNVKFAYMDRHQAQPVKERDWMIVYIIAGSLAFAAGLGGVIWAACVCTKRNKIIKQRRLLEDEEDEDDEMLPKPTSTRYRTPMHRY